A window of Flavobacterium flavigenum contains these coding sequences:
- a CDS encoding aspartyl/asparaginyl beta-hydroxylase domain-containing protein: protein MDKLVRSIKFPMFFDPEKLKTDVRKIIDKKWINHYNTNDYSGKWTSIALMSQNGKSDSIFALPNGDEKLVPTEIMESCSYFQEILDSFLFEKTAVRLLKLDVGAEVKPHTDNCLGYEDGCFRLHIPIITNSEVEFILDGNRLIMNEGECWYIDANFTHSVANRGTEDRIHLVIDGLRNDWTDHLFFKHASQNEFIRPATETSEKEKQLIIAELKRMNPPNLDIILKDLE from the coding sequence ATGGATAAATTAGTACGCTCAATAAAATTTCCGATGTTTTTTGATCCTGAAAAACTTAAAACGGATGTTCGTAAAATCATCGATAAAAAATGGATAAATCATTACAATACAAATGATTATTCCGGAAAATGGACTTCTATAGCCTTAATGTCACAAAACGGAAAATCTGATTCGATTTTTGCACTTCCGAACGGTGATGAAAAACTGGTTCCTACCGAAATCATGGAATCCTGTAGTTATTTTCAGGAAATTCTGGATAGCTTTTTATTCGAAAAAACTGCTGTCCGATTGTTAAAACTCGATGTTGGTGCCGAAGTTAAACCACATACCGATAATTGCCTGGGGTATGAAGACGGATGTTTCAGATTACATATCCCAATTATTACCAATAGCGAAGTTGAATTCATTTTAGACGGAAACCGTTTGATTATGAACGAAGGAGAATGCTGGTATATTGATGCTAATTTTACCCATTCGGTCGCAAATCGCGGAACTGAAGACAGAATACACCTTGTTATTGACGGGCTTCGAAATGACTGGACCGATCATTTATTTTTTAAGCATGCCAGTCAAAATGAATTTATACGTCCTGCTACAGAAACTTCTGAAAAAGAGAAGCAGCTTATAATCGCTGAACTCAAACGCATGAATCCGCCAAATTTAGATATCATATTGAAAGATTTAGAATAG
- a CDS encoding diphthine--ammonia ligase, which produces MSTPKKALFNWSSGKDSALALYKILQNPEYKIECLLTSVNQQYQRISMHGVRTALLEAQAKSLGLPLKIMQIPEMPTMEVYENVMTETLSGLKKEGITHSVFGDIFLEDLRKYREDKLAEMGFEGVFPIWKIPTSDLIQEFIGLGFKTIVVCVNERYLDKSFVGRIIDQDFINDLPEDVDVCGENGEFHTFTFNGPIFSEAINFEIGETVYRKYEKPKTESSNTACDTNATDAFDYGFWYTDLIPK; this is translated from the coding sequence GTGTCAACACCTAAAAAAGCCTTATTCAACTGGAGCAGCGGGAAAGATTCTGCTCTCGCTTTATACAAAATTCTTCAAAACCCTGAATACAAAATTGAATGTTTACTGACTAGCGTCAATCAGCAATATCAACGAATTTCTATGCATGGCGTTCGTACAGCATTACTCGAAGCACAGGCTAAAAGTCTTGGTTTACCTTTGAAAATAATGCAGATTCCGGAAATGCCAACCATGGAAGTCTATGAAAATGTCATGACTGAAACATTGTCCGGATTAAAAAAAGAAGGAATAACACATTCTGTTTTTGGGGATATTTTTCTGGAAGATTTACGAAAATACCGTGAAGACAAATTAGCTGAAATGGGCTTTGAAGGCGTTTTCCCAATCTGGAAAATCCCGACTTCTGATTTGATTCAGGAATTCATCGGTTTAGGTTTTAAAACAATTGTGGTTTGTGTTAATGAACGTTATCTGGACAAAAGTTTTGTTGGTCGAATAATAGATCAGGATTTTATAAATGATTTACCTGAAGATGTTGATGTTTGTGGTGAAAATGGTGAATTTCATACTTTTACTTTTAACGGACCTATTTTCTCAGAAGCCATCAATTTCGAAATTGGTGAAACCGTATATAGAAAATATGAAAAACCAAAAACAGAATCCTCTAATACAGCCTGTGACACCAACGCCACAGATGCTTTTGATTACGGATTCTGGTATACTGACTTAATTCCGAAATAA